From a region of the Roseivirga sp. 4D4 genome:
- a CDS encoding C25 family cysteine peptidase — protein sequence MRTKLLLFLLLLTVNIAVVAQRQGNEWIDYNQTYFKIKTGSDDIHRLTPAALQTAGIDLNTLNLANLQLFHRGNEVAIHIEDGGDGVLDGSDFIEFYGRRNDGTQDTELFYRAADQIHKYYNLFSDTTSFFLTESSLPGLRMEEVNIDPSPLTQVSLHTEEILNVQTNKFSFGQYYDIGNPTGEVKRSLYDRGQMFMSREIMYNDFGLSRDLNFLDVALNGINLQDESQGKPQLTVQIVGFNNVQHRASVYVGPDTDNLRLVRRDVEILYSNFGTVNTQIEWSDVANGRVIVRVEVLGSGDPNVQIDDRIAVGFITLKYPQQIDAQSQDKRVYLNPATGNQGVSISNVDGDVRLYDISDYRSPKRISGQLAANTFTAGVTNDANGKTLFLKRADGIVEPSVEPVTFKFQNLSPYNYYIISHPYLKQPVEGLYDDPVQAYVDYRSSVEGGTFNVLYADAPDLYDEFGYGEFTPLAIRRFMVSAYAQGVPEYLFIIGKSSRVDIRSQRLSDPLATSRRELVPTMGAPGSDIMYVEALDGRAHFPAFPVGRLSVTEPANVAYYLDKAKEKEATLKDSPWTKNFIQLSGGLNTNELNRFRFFIDKFKDVVEDDYLGAAVTNLSKSNNNAVQNFNISEQINKGTGFVTFFGHSSARFTDIDIGNVTDPNSGYDNKGRYPVFIVNGCRGGEIFFFSSFGENWIGAQDKGAVNFLAHSDVGIPNVLEEYTENFYEVMSDTLYMTQSIGKIQQQTILRQLNGFLPDEADFAAVEQTVLQGDPALQVFAHDKVDYIVREEDIFRESIDGRPITSTTQFFNLGVVINNAGRTTTEPVTVTVRRTLSDGRVLELPEIEVPAIRNRDTVYYEISNQGLDVFGENKFEVFLDLENKVDEGSELNNTAESVFFFTASGTFNTAPANFSTISETDISLVLQSSDLKVNDKTFRVQLDTVNTFDSPYLQTTTLTGKGLATWDVELLPATVNDTIRYYWRSIFEEELADDPQPWTNSTFTFIENGTEGWAQTEFDQFEELSLSSLSKREDQDSWIFAGTSTTIDVATFGDNHPSGGRPLDVTIEIDGFSLFSNEPNRFCATNSINAIAFNKDSGRPYLILQTPGQEFETQDPLNCGVTPQFINRFTPAMFSDVNTTGDQRLLRQYINGMDDGDRVLFFTIGSALFGNWDDETKADFGRVGVSTFALNTISSDSDPLIIFGTKGAAQGSADFIQGVPAGAEPDASTTEINFSTTINASTDSGTVFSPVIGPVSQWGRLIKSIITDPAEDEVEFEVRGRQLDGTEVTLFTVNSVDEVDLSSIDPNQYPFVRLYVNMVDRVSATPAQLDQWSVSYQGVPEGIITLQNDRNQDIELEEGEPFSAAFQFTNISEYDFQDNLNIRYTLTNQTSNEETTETAQIPPVAAGQTVAFDLPITTAGRIGLNDLEVVINLGDEIEQFTNNNVIRLESFFNVIRDEVSPSMDVTFDGVYIVDGDVISPTPLIEIELRDNNNFIFKTDTLGVEMTLTEICESGCEPQRISFSDPGVTFTPASENSNFRVAYQPDEFADGQYLFQVNATDASGNQAGIGPYEINFEVVNESTVTHFYPYPNPFSTSTRFVFTLTGSEIPDQIKIQIFTVSGKLVREITQDELGPLRIGNNVSEYAWDGRDEFGDLLANGTYLYRVQIQHSNGSSLGRRSTSKDKAFDNGFGKIVIIR from the coding sequence ATGAGAACTAAGCTTTTACTTTTTCTCCTTCTGTTAACCGTGAATATCGCTGTAGTGGCGCAGCGTCAAGGGAACGAGTGGATCGACTATAATCAGACCTATTTTAAAATCAAGACAGGCTCCGATGATATCCATCGCCTAACACCAGCCGCTTTGCAGACTGCTGGCATTGACCTAAATACTTTGAATTTGGCTAACCTTCAGCTTTTCCATAGAGGAAATGAGGTGGCAATACATATAGAAGATGGTGGTGATGGTGTGCTCGATGGCAGTGACTTTATCGAATTTTACGGTAGACGAAATGACGGTACTCAAGACACAGAATTATTTTATCGAGCGGCCGATCAAATTCACAAGTACTACAACCTCTTTTCTGATACTACTTCATTCTTTTTGACCGAATCAAGTCTGCCAGGCTTAAGAATGGAAGAAGTGAATATTGACCCAAGCCCTTTGACTCAAGTGAGTCTTCATACTGAAGAGATATTGAATGTGCAAACCAACAAATTCAGTTTTGGACAATACTACGATATCGGTAATCCAACAGGAGAAGTCAAAAGATCACTTTACGATCGAGGTCAAATGTTTATGAGCCGTGAAATTATGTACAATGACTTTGGCTTGTCCAGAGACCTGAATTTTCTTGACGTAGCCTTGAATGGAATCAACTTACAAGATGAAAGTCAGGGTAAACCTCAGCTGACTGTGCAAATTGTTGGCTTCAATAATGTGCAGCACAGAGCCTCTGTTTATGTCGGACCTGATACGGATAATCTGAGACTGGTAAGGAGAGATGTTGAGATACTTTATAGCAATTTCGGAACCGTGAACACTCAAATAGAGTGGAGTGACGTAGCCAACGGCCGAGTTATTGTCAGGGTGGAGGTTCTTGGTTCTGGTGACCCCAATGTTCAAATTGATGATAGAATAGCAGTTGGTTTTATCACTTTAAAATACCCACAGCAGATAGATGCCCAGTCTCAGGACAAGCGGGTTTATCTGAATCCGGCAACAGGAAATCAGGGTGTTTCCATATCTAATGTTGATGGGGATGTCAGGCTTTATGATATTTCTGATTATCGGAGTCCCAAGAGAATTTCAGGACAGCTTGCAGCGAATACTTTTACTGCCGGAGTGACAAATGATGCTAATGGAAAAACGCTCTTCTTAAAAAGAGCAGATGGTATTGTCGAGCCTAGTGTTGAACCGGTAACTTTCAAATTCCAGAACCTTTCTCCTTACAACTATTATATTATTTCCCACCCCTATTTGAAGCAACCGGTTGAGGGCTTGTATGATGACCCTGTTCAAGCCTATGTAGATTATAGATCATCAGTGGAAGGGGGGACTTTTAACGTGCTTTATGCCGATGCCCCTGACTTGTATGACGAGTTTGGATATGGAGAATTTACTCCTTTAGCGATACGCAGGTTTATGGTTTCGGCTTACGCACAAGGTGTTCCCGAATATCTGTTCATCATTGGTAAATCAAGCAGGGTAGACATTAGGTCTCAGCGCTTATCCGATCCACTGGCGACATCCAGAAGAGAATTAGTGCCGACCATGGGGGCTCCAGGTTCTGATATTATGTATGTGGAAGCACTTGATGGCAGAGCACACTTTCCAGCTTTCCCGGTAGGAAGACTTTCGGTTACGGAACCAGCGAATGTGGCATACTATCTTGACAAAGCGAAGGAGAAGGAAGCCACTTTGAAGGACTCTCCCTGGACAAAGAATTTCATTCAGCTCAGTGGCGGCTTGAATACTAATGAGCTGAATCGATTCAGGTTCTTCATTGACAAGTTTAAAGATGTTGTAGAAGATGATTATTTGGGAGCGGCAGTGACTAACCTTTCAAAAAGTAATAACAATGCTGTTCAAAACTTCAATATCTCTGAGCAAATCAATAAAGGAACTGGCTTTGTTACTTTTTTTGGTCATTCTTCTGCCAGGTTCACAGATATCGATATCGGAAATGTAACGGATCCTAATTCAGGTTATGATAATAAAGGTCGATACCCGGTGTTTATAGTCAATGGCTGTCGTGGAGGTGAGATATTCTTCTTTTCATCTTTTGGAGAAAACTGGATTGGTGCTCAAGATAAAGGAGCGGTTAATTTTCTAGCGCATAGTGATGTCGGGATTCCAAATGTCTTGGAAGAGTATACCGAAAACTTCTATGAGGTTATGTCGGATACGCTCTATATGACGCAGTCGATCGGTAAGATTCAACAACAGACCATCTTAAGGCAGCTCAATGGCTTTTTGCCTGATGAAGCGGATTTTGCAGCGGTAGAACAGACCGTGCTTCAGGGTGATCCAGCGCTTCAGGTTTTTGCGCATGATAAAGTGGATTATATCGTTCGTGAAGAAGATATTTTCAGAGAATCAATAGATGGTAGACCGATTACATCTACTACACAGTTTTTTAACCTTGGTGTTGTCATTAACAATGCGGGAAGAACTACTACAGAACCTGTTACAGTAACCGTTAGAAGAACACTTTCTGATGGCAGGGTCTTGGAGTTACCCGAAATAGAAGTACCCGCAATTAGAAACAGAGATACCGTCTACTATGAGATAAGTAATCAAGGCTTAGATGTCTTTGGCGAAAATAAGTTTGAGGTTTTCCTTGATCTGGAAAACAAAGTGGATGAAGGAAGTGAATTAAACAATACGGCCGAAAGTGTTTTCTTCTTTACAGCGTCTGGTACTTTTAATACTGCTCCAGCCAACTTTTCTACCATTAGTGAGACAGATATTAGTTTGGTGCTTCAGTCATCAGACCTAAAAGTAAATGACAAGACATTCAGGGTGCAACTTGATACTGTGAATACCTTTGACAGTCCCTACCTGCAAACGACAACCTTAACGGGGAAAGGATTGGCAACCTGGGATGTTGAATTACTTCCGGCCACTGTCAATGACACGATACGCTATTATTGGAGAAGTATTTTTGAAGAAGAGTTAGCAGATGACCCCCAGCCTTGGACGAATTCCACATTTACATTTATTGAAAACGGAACAGAAGGCTGGGCACAGACTGAGTTTGATCAGTTTGAAGAACTTAGCCTATCATCTCTCAGTAAAAGAGAGGATCAAGACTCCTGGATTTTTGCGGGAACCTCAACTACAATAGACGTGGCTACATTTGGTGATAACCACCCTTCAGGAGGAAGGCCATTGGATGTTACCATAGAAATCGATGGTTTCTCATTGTTTAGCAATGAACCTAATCGCTTTTGTGCCACCAATTCTATTAATGCCATAGCCTTTAATAAAGATAGTGGTAGGCCCTACTTGATCTTGCAAACACCAGGGCAAGAGTTTGAAACGCAAGATCCATTGAACTGTGGGGTGACACCTCAGTTTATCAATAGGTTTACTCCAGCCATGTTCAGTGATGTCAATACAACAGGCGATCAGAGACTTCTCCGTCAATACATCAATGGGATGGATGATGGAGATAGAGTGCTCTTCTTTACAATTGGATCTGCCCTATTTGGTAATTGGGATGATGAAACAAAAGCTGATTTCGGCAGAGTTGGAGTCTCGACTTTTGCATTGAATACTATTTCCTCAGACAGTGATCCTTTGATCATTTTTGGGACTAAGGGAGCTGCCCAGGGAAGTGCTGATTTTATTCAAGGAGTACCTGCAGGGGCCGAACCAGATGCATCAACCACAGAAATTAATTTTTCAACAACCATAAACGCGAGCACCGATAGTGGAACGGTGTTCTCACCGGTAATTGGCCCAGTCAGTCAGTGGGGAAGGTTGATAAAGAGTATTATTACAGACCCGGCTGAAGACGAAGTGGAGTTTGAAGTAAGAGGTCGACAATTGGATGGTACGGAAGTGACGCTGTTTACTGTTAACAGTGTGGATGAAGTAGACCTGAGTAGCATTGATCCTAATCAATATCCTTTTGTAAGGCTTTATGTCAATATGGTGGATAGAGTTTCAGCTACTCCTGCCCAGTTGGATCAGTGGTCGGTAAGTTACCAGGGTGTTCCTGAGGGAATTATAACACTACAGAACGATCGCAATCAGGATATCGAATTAGAGGAGGGAGAGCCTTTCAGTGCAGCATTCCAGTTTACTAATATTTCCGAATATGACTTCCAGGATAATCTGAACATTAGATATACTCTTACCAATCAAACATCTAATGAGGAGACTACTGAAACTGCACAGATACCTCCGGTAGCTGCAGGTCAGACGGTGGCCTTTGATTTACCGATCACTACAGCGGGTCGTATTGGCCTGAATGACTTAGAAGTGGTGATCAATCTTGGAGATGAGATCGAACAGTTCACAAATAACAATGTAATTCGATTGGAGTCCTTTTTCAACGTGATCAGAGATGAGGTGAGTCCTTCCATGGACGTGACCTTCGATGGAGTATATATAGTCGATGGTGATGTGATTTCGCCAACACCGCTGATTGAGATTGAATTACGGGACAATAACAATTTCATCTTCAAAACGGATACCCTCGGTGTGGAAATGACGCTGACCGAAATTTGTGAAAGCGGATGTGAGCCTCAGCGTATCAGCTTTTCTGACCCTGGAGTAACCTTTACACCGGCCTCGGAAAACTCGAATTTCAGAGTAGCATATCAACCCGATGAATTTGCAGATGGTCAATATTTGTTTCAGGTGAATGCTACGGATGCTTCAGGAAACCAGGCCGGTATTGGGCCTTATGAGATTAATTTTGAGGTAGTGAATGAGTCTACAGTCACGCATTTCTATCCTTATCCGAATCCATTCTCCACAAGCACCCGCTTTGTTTTTACCCTGACAGGAAGCGAAATTCCCGATCAGATCAAGATTCAAATCTTCACGGTATCTGGAAAAC